A DNA window from Deltaproteobacteria bacterium contains the following coding sequences:
- the nuoH gene encoding NADH-quinone oxidoreductase subunit NuoH, whose product MESTIQDLIQSLIQALLPGAIPVSVGYALAAILVAFAVLSFFVAPLAGVTSWLERRVWARMQSRVGPNRVGPQGILQWLADGVKNIQKEDIVPASADRKLFLLAPYVVFAGFIGAFVVIPFGSWLIPADLNIGILYLLAITSLAVVGILMAGWSSNNKWSLLGGMRSAAQIVSYEIPAGLSVLVVIFLSGTLSMQGIIQAQGWAPQDWFIFYNPFTLVAFFMFFTSALAEGNRTPFDIPEAESELVAGYVTEYSGMRFLFFFFAEWGNLYVIGAIATTLFLGGWQIPATIFGVTMAEHPVAKGVVEFTVFFAKSYLWVLVAMWIRGTLPRVRVDQLMAMCWKYMVPIAFVCLFGTIVLLVIWPEGNPALSLATLGFTVLVIVYFMWRVAYQIRHSRPELYLKPYV is encoded by the coding sequence ATGGAATCCACCATTCAAGACCTCATACAGTCCCTGATACAGGCCTTGCTGCCGGGGGCCATCCCGGTGTCCGTGGGCTATGCGCTGGCGGCGATCCTCGTGGCCTTCGCCGTGCTGTCGTTCTTCGTCGCGCCGCTGGCCGGGGTCACGAGCTGGCTCGAGCGGCGCGTGTGGGCGCGCATGCAGTCCCGCGTCGGCCCCAACCGGGTCGGGCCGCAGGGCATCCTCCAGTGGCTCGCGGACGGCGTCAAGAACATCCAGAAAGAGGACATCGTCCCGGCGTCGGCCGACAGGAAGCTCTTCCTGTTGGCGCCGTACGTCGTCTTCGCCGGGTTCATCGGGGCCTTCGTCGTCATCCCCTTCGGAAGCTGGCTGATCCCCGCCGACCTGAACATCGGCATCCTCTACCTGCTGGCCATCACCTCGCTGGCGGTGGTGGGCATCCTGATGGCGGGCTGGTCGTCCAACAACAAGTGGTCGCTCCTGGGCGGCATGCGCTCCGCCGCGCAGATCGTCAGCTACGAGATCCCCGCCGGGCTGTCGGTGCTGGTGGTGATCTTCCTGTCCGGCACCCTGAGCATGCAGGGCATCATCCAGGCCCAGGGCTGGGCGCCGCAGGACTGGTTCATCTTCTACAACCCCTTCACCCTGGTGGCCTTCTTCATGTTCTTCACCTCGGCGCTGGCCGAGGGCAACCGCACGCCCTTCGACATTCCCGAGGCCGAGTCAGAGCTGGTGGCCGGCTACGTGACCGAGTACAGCGGCATGCGCTTCCTGTTCTTCTTCTTCGCGGAGTGGGGCAACCTGTACGTCATCGGCGCCATCGCGACGACCCTGTTCCTCGGCGGCTGGCAGATTCCGGCGACCATTTTCGGCGTGACCATGGCCGAGCATCCGGTGGCCAAGGGCGTGGTGGAGTTCACGGTCTTCTTCGCCAAGTCATATCTGTGGGTCCTGGTGGCCATGTGGATCCGCGGCACCCTGCCTCGGGTGCGGGTGGACCAGCTCATGGCCATGTGCTGGAAATACATGGTGCCCATCGCGTTCGTGTGCCTGTTCGGCACCATCGTGCTGCTGGTGATCTGGCCCGAGGGAAACCCCGCGCTGAGCCTGGCGACCCTGGGCTTCACGGTGCTGGTAATCGTTTATTTCATGTGGCGGGTGGCCTACCAGATCAGGCACTCGCGCCCCGAGCTTTACCTCAAGCCCTACGTCTAG
- a CDS encoding 4Fe-4S binding protein: MSAVIAYFGNIKDTVSSIFEGMSITFSHFVRKPSTVQYPDRIAQQVQDTLPLRYRGILEVDMDICTGCLACERVCPINCIAIGIERNTETNQRDFTLFDIDICKCMYCGLCMEACPTGSIRHTQEFEGACNNPAGLVRHFVTERVPLYKPKKGGETEPRMVQKVDIGKRYLDEIAEPEN, encoded by the coding sequence ATGAGCGCAGTCATCGCATACTTCGGGAACATCAAGGATACCGTGAGCAGCATCTTCGAGGGCATGTCCATCACCTTCTCGCACTTCGTGCGCAAGCCCTCCACGGTGCAGTATCCCGACCGCATCGCGCAGCAGGTGCAGGACACTCTGCCCCTGCGTTACCGCGGCATCCTCGAGGTCGACATGGACATCTGCACCGGGTGCCTGGCGTGCGAGCGGGTGTGCCCGATCAACTGCATCGCCATCGGCATCGAACGGAACACCGAGACGAACCAGCGCGACTTCACCCTGTTTGACATCGACATATGCAAGTGCATGTATTGTGGGCTGTGCATGGAGGCCTGCCCCACGGGATCCATTCGCCACACTCAAGAGTTCGAGGGCGCCTGCAACAATCCCGCCGGTCTGGTGCGTCATTTCGTGACCGAGAGAGTGCCTCTGTACAAGCCGAAGAAGGGCGGAGAGACGGAACCCCGGATGGTTCAGAAGGTGGATATCGGAAAGAGGTACCTGGACGAGATAGCCGAACCGGAAAACTGA